Proteins from a single region of Drosophila biarmipes strain raj3 chromosome 3R, RU_DBia_V1.1, whole genome shotgun sequence:
- the LOC108025253 gene encoding uncharacterized protein LOC108025253 isoform X2, with protein MQLILVATLLSVALGSCSASIAGPFILWGHSRVTGLQTQALVDSSSRELPLTQLFTEAKAIVVFVRNSTNRLEGTKYPRFQNLVKSGAWTYLPQRSLAAEPFGLNANIEVVSLSGHGEEDDSEILSAYNEALNTYGRGEVLGILASREEEAHFLAKREAASAAEEEEKEKEKEKEKSKAAEGGGPEETEASFIYVAEGNKAVLSLNGPLELRLTNDTLKLEEHIKQITFDDQRAKGYGRLSITFMHSGEKCTLRFKFSLTRGSWTLRNVEVEYRDLKSVLVARGDEYTLPNAPLGFSYRCSAENVHFLNPAKNETIQGLVLSDFQVQPWLNGRQEYGEVYDCVGFVSAPILAGLFVVTLLLGILGLGISAMLSMHTPNRFESSRSKQAPPAMFIQITYVAFKPLALFTLAIELFLIHLLFVLIVLYVYVLWYY; from the exons ATGCAGCTGATTCTCGTTGCGACCTTGCTGTCCGTGGCACTCGGCAGCTGCAGTGCCTCCATAGCCGGACCTTTTATCCTCTGGGGTCACTCCAGGGTAACCGGACTGCAGACTCAGGCTCTGGTGGACTCTAGCAGCAGGGAGCTGCCGCTGACGCAACTCTTCACGGAGGCCAAGGCGATTGTGGTGTTCGTGCGGAACTCCACCAACCGACTGGAGGGCACCAAGTATCCCAGGTTCCAGAACCTCGTCAAGAGCGGAGCTTGGACCTATCTGCCGCAGAGGAGTCTCGCAGCGGAACCCTTTGGGCTAAATGCTAACATTGAG GTGGTGAGCCTCTCGGGACACGGAGAAGAGGATGACTCGGAGATCCTGTCGGCCTACAACGAAGCCCTGAACACGTACGGCCGCGGGGAGGTGCTGGGCATCCTGGCCAGCCGCGAGGAGGAGGCCCACTTCCTGGCCAAACGGGAGGCTGCTTCGGctgccgaggaggaggagaaggagaaggagaaggaaaaGGAGAAATCCAAGGCCGCCGAGGGAGGCGGACCAGAGGAGACCGAGGCCAGTTTCATCTACGTGGCCGAGGGCAACAAGGCGGTGCTGAGCCTCAACGGACCTCTGGAGCTCCGGCTGACCAACGACACCCTGAAGCTGGAGGAGCACATCAAGCAGATCACCTTCGACGACCAGCGGGCCAAGGGATATGGCCGCCTGAGCATCACCTTCATGCATTCCGGGGAGAAGTGCACGCTGCGCTTCAAGTTCTCCCTCACCCGGGGATCCTGGACCCTGAGGAACGTGGAGGTGGAGTACAGGGATCTGAAGAGTGTCCTGGTGGCTCGTGGTGACGAGTACACGCTGCCCAATGCCCCGCTGGGATTCTCCTACCGCTGCTCGGCGGAGAACGTGCACTTCCTGAATCCCGCCAAGAACGAGACGATTCAGGGCCTGGTTCTCAGTGACTTCCAGGTGCAGCCCTGGCTGAATGGGCGCCAGGAGTACGGCGAGGTGTACGATTGCGTGGGCTTCGTTTCGGCCCCCATCCTGGCGGGACTCTTCGTGGTGACCCTGCTCCTGGGCATCCTGGGACTCGGAATCTCCGCCATGCTCAGCATGCACACGCCCAATCGATTCGAGAGCTCGCGCAGCAAGCA AGCTCCGCCAGCCATGTTCATCCAGATCACCTACGTGGCTTTCAAGCCCCTGGCCCTGTTCACCCTGGCCATCGAGCTCTTCCTCATCCACCTGCTGTTCGTGCTGATCGTGCTCTATGTGTATGTGCTGTGGTATTACTGA
- the LOC108025253 gene encoding uncharacterized protein LOC108025253 isoform X1, with protein MQLILVATLLSVALGSCSASIAGPFILWGHSRVTGLQTQALVDSSSRELPLTQLFTEAKAIVVFVRNSTNRLEGTKYPRFQNLVKSGAWTYLPQRSLAAEPFGLNANIEVVSLSGHGEEDDSEILSAYNEALNTYGRGEVLGILASREEEAHFLAKREAASAAEEEEKEKEKEKEKSKAAEGGGPEETEASFIYVAEGNKAVLSLNGPLELRLTNDTLKLEEHIKQITFDDQRAKGYGRLSITFMHSGEKCTLRFKFSLTRGSWTLRNVEVEYRDLKSVLVARGDEYTLPNAPLGFSYRCSAENVHFLNPAKNETIQGLVLSDFQVQPWLNGRQEYGEVYDCVGFVSAPILAGLFVVTLLLGILGLGISAMLSMHTPNRFESSRSKQLTFTIQE; from the exons ATGCAGCTGATTCTCGTTGCGACCTTGCTGTCCGTGGCACTCGGCAGCTGCAGTGCCTCCATAGCCGGACCTTTTATCCTCTGGGGTCACTCCAGGGTAACCGGACTGCAGACTCAGGCTCTGGTGGACTCTAGCAGCAGGGAGCTGCCGCTGACGCAACTCTTCACGGAGGCCAAGGCGATTGTGGTGTTCGTGCGGAACTCCACCAACCGACTGGAGGGCACCAAGTATCCCAGGTTCCAGAACCTCGTCAAGAGCGGAGCTTGGACCTATCTGCCGCAGAGGAGTCTCGCAGCGGAACCCTTTGGGCTAAATGCTAACATTGAG GTGGTGAGCCTCTCGGGACACGGAGAAGAGGATGACTCGGAGATCCTGTCGGCCTACAACGAAGCCCTGAACACGTACGGCCGCGGGGAGGTGCTGGGCATCCTGGCCAGCCGCGAGGAGGAGGCCCACTTCCTGGCCAAACGGGAGGCTGCTTCGGctgccgaggaggaggagaaggagaaggagaaggaaaaGGAGAAATCCAAGGCCGCCGAGGGAGGCGGACCAGAGGAGACCGAGGCCAGTTTCATCTACGTGGCCGAGGGCAACAAGGCGGTGCTGAGCCTCAACGGACCTCTGGAGCTCCGGCTGACCAACGACACCCTGAAGCTGGAGGAGCACATCAAGCAGATCACCTTCGACGACCAGCGGGCCAAGGGATATGGCCGCCTGAGCATCACCTTCATGCATTCCGGGGAGAAGTGCACGCTGCGCTTCAAGTTCTCCCTCACCCGGGGATCCTGGACCCTGAGGAACGTGGAGGTGGAGTACAGGGATCTGAAGAGTGTCCTGGTGGCTCGTGGTGACGAGTACACGCTGCCCAATGCCCCGCTGGGATTCTCCTACCGCTGCTCGGCGGAGAACGTGCACTTCCTGAATCCCGCCAAGAACGAGACGATTCAGGGCCTGGTTCTCAGTGACTTCCAGGTGCAGCCCTGGCTGAATGGGCGCCAGGAGTACGGCGAGGTGTACGATTGCGTGGGCTTCGTTTCGGCCCCCATCCTGGCGGGACTCTTCGTGGTGACCCTGCTCCTGGGCATCCTGGGACTCGGAATCTCCGCCATGCTCAGCATGCACACGCCCAATCGATTCGAGAGCTCGCGCAGCAAGCAGTTGACCTTCACCATCCAGGAGTAG
- the LOC108025012 gene encoding uncharacterized protein LOC108025012 translates to SWELGSQRSSGKLPTAGQVDGQNQTFERPVSSRVSRRTHAHCDVKVCHACHTYLTSSRLQNQVIPAGKTRTMAQAEGLLWITSVCWIASRISGADAQHLIAYISQRGLHGEITFRQMNATTVEIKASLEATLQYPDQVWSWAVRRFPVDYSNTDPEGRCELSRLGSQVVSFDEDLEYLVLPGNETATWERNMQLIGDRGIWGKSLVLTEVSSNARICATITTIQSSVEHMAEARFNTPVAGSVHFRWLAPAEGAVGDTLIYSDLYHIREQPPALDEGKSKAGPFTQHHWKIFVTDIFKHDHHRTEDNCNFLQLVFDPQGGGAGKGIGDLDARLGRIGVAKNALRSPQRSVFRDAQLALLPSDLTIPHRTLYLVLFDNLHPDSYLACTKIRHVQPLTYKTFINSGGVKGEVTFTQRSKFDPTFLNFTLGAPLSQRVSRKFAEDVAAFRIHSLPPVPQRMGHEDYCWTTGEMHNPRETNDNIPPPGYGTQEQYPLGDLSGKLQGRNKGYFHQYVLPGTSSELNGLYWDVFLPLQGRHSIAQRSLVIYTFNRTDVSNITKMIWGCSTLGQYQRNGVYQQNMVTAQVLFRYPVVGRVIFRQPAEQPWQDTTVLFEYLIQADGSTQNTTHDHRWAIHSNAPGKDFYDWQQRCISAGPVFNPFRVDWGNRSVDDFCQPSLPSMCRMGAMDARLGTLTIAGGRRVAQKISRRMFVDGNLPLSGRHSILGKSLVIYEDNGPKARGERLACSAVIGHFRRKVVAKEWYANGDPLTVSGRLEITQQSEYDVSNVEVQLKGLQDNSGYHIHRTPVEANLAFPCEASTLYGHWNPFAVNPKSSPPSKRGTTDQYEMGDLSGKFGGLEGVTQFEDAYNDTNLPLFGYNSIIGRSVVIQKKQKNARWACSTLERGYSPSEARELRAIASFHHPTGYAYGYIKMTQLIHNDGSQSETVIEVKLRHPGKNDRNSTRNHNWQIFVNPVGVDAAVKPTNTRCVAGGYVWNPYYTQLADPLNLDLYEQECSPDNPLRCYVGDVGARLGTIDLGGERVVLTDSNFPLEAPVGAIGRSIVIFGPDNSHERFACANIEPDHNVIKYINLQKPPRFVVAQFLEELRTVMGIPEWMLDVDARKTKELHGGACIQMIIHFKGPLAHRLELDMSRLIAAGRLDAPSLFIPGYVNQKRKATISYRTCGVRDTNEKRTKNFRGGFYSSSSASTGPKPFVLAFVVIGLALRFL, encoded by the exons AGCTGGGAGCTGGGGAGCCAGCGAAGCAGTGGGAAACTCCCCACAGCTGGCCAAGTCGATGGCCAAAACCAAACCTTCGAGCGACCAGTTTCCAGTCGAGTTTCGAGGCGCACGCATGCGCACTGCGATGTGAAAGTCTGCCACGCTTGCCACACATACTTGACAAGCTCTCGGTTGCAGAACCAGGTTATTCCGGCAGGGAAAACCAGAACTATGGCGCAGGCGGAAGGCCTTTTGTGGATCACCTCGGTCTGCTGGATTGCATCACGGATAAGTGGAG CTGACGCCCAGCACCTGATCGCCTACATCTCGCAGAGGGGTCTGCACGGAGAGATTACTTTTCGGCAAATGAATGCCACCACGGTGGAGATCAAGGCCAGCCTGGAGGCCACCCTGCAGTATCCCGACCAGGTGTGGAGCTGGGCAGTACGCCGGTTCCCAGTGGATTACTCCAACACCGATCCCGAAGGGCGCTGCGAACTGAGTCGCTTGGGATCCCAGGTTGTATCCTTCGACGAGGACCTGGAGTACCTGGTGCTGCCTGGTAACGAGACCGCCACCTGGGAGCGCAACATGCAGCTGATTGGGGATAGAGGGATCTGGGGCAAGTCGCTGGTTCTCACGGAGGTTAGCTCCAATGCCCGAATTTGCGCCACCATCACCACCATCCAAAGTTCCGTCGAGCACATGGCGGAGGCTCGTTTCAACACACCCGTGGCAGGATCTGTCCACTTCCGTTGGCTGGCTCCTGCCGAGGGAGCAGTTGGGGACACGCTGATCTACTCGGATCTGTACCACATCAGGGAGCAACCACCTGCTCTGGACGAGGGTAAAAGTAAAGCCGGACCCTTTACCCAGCATCATTGGAAGATCTTTGTGACGGATATCTTCAAGCACGATCACCATCGCACGGAGGACAACTGCAACTTCCTTCAGCTGGTCTTCGATCCCCAAGGAGGTGGCGCGGGAAAGGGAATTGGGGATCTGGATGCCCGTCTGGGCCGGATCGGAGTGGCCAAGAATGCACTGCGCTCGCCACAGCGCAGTGTATTCCGGGATGCCCAGCTGGCCCTGTTGCCCTCGGATCTCACCATTCCGCACAGGACCCTCTACCTGGTGCTTTTTGATAACCTGCATCCGGATTCGTATCTGGCTTGCACCAAGATTCGCCATGTCCAACCGCTGACCTACAA AACTTTCATCAACTCTGGCGGGGTCAAGGGAGAGGTCACCTTCACGCAGCGCTCCAAGTTCGACCCTACTTTCCTCAATTTCACCTTGGGAGCCCCACTTTCCCAGCGTGTGAGTCGCAAGTTTGCCGAAGATGTGGCCGCCTTCCGGATTCACAGCCTGCCACCGGTGCCCCAGAGGATGGGTCATGAGGACTACTGTTGGACCACCGGGGAGATGCACAATCCTCGCGAGACAAACGATAACATTCCCCCACCCGGCTATGGCACCCAGGAGCAGTATCCCCTGGGCGATCTCTCGGGGAAGCTGCAGGGCCGCAACAAGGGTTACTTCCATCAGTATGTCCTGCCAGGAACGAGCTCCGAGTTGAATGGCCTCTACTGGGACGTCTTCCTGCCCCTCCAAGGGCGGCATAGCATAGCCCAAAGGAGCCTGGTCATATACACCTTCAATCGCACGGATGTTTCCAATATAACCAAGATGATCTGGGGCTGTTCCACCCTGGGGCAATATCAAAGGAATGGAGTCTACCAGCAGAACATGGTTACAGCTCAG GTCCTTTTCCGTTACCCAGTGGTGGGTCGTGTGATCTTCCGGCAGCCGGCGGAGCAGCCTTGGCAGGACACCACCGTGCTCTTTGAGTACCTCATCCAGGCGGATGGTTCCACGCAGAACACCACCCATGATCACCGCTGGGCCATCCACAGCAATGCGCCTGGAAAGGACTTCTACGACTGGCAGCAGAGGTGCATCTCCGCAGGACCCGTCTTCAATCCGTTCCGAGTGGACTGGGGCAATCGCAGCGTGGATGACTTCTGCCAACCCAGCTTACCCTCGATGTGCCGAATGGGAGCCATGGATGCCAGGTTGGGGACTCTAACCATCGCCGGAGGCAGGAGGGTGGCCCAGAAGATTAGCCGAAGGATGTTCGTGGACGGCAATCTGCCGCTCTCTGGCAGACACTCGATCCTCGGTAAGTCCCTGGTCATCTACGAGGATAATGGCCCCAAGGCCAGGGGCGAGAGGTTGGCCTGCTCCGCGGTAATTGGTCATTTCCGGCGGAAGGTGGTGGCCAAGGAGTGGTATGCCAACGGAGATCCCCTGACTGTGAGTGGTCGCCTGGAGATTACCCAGCAATCGGAGTACGATGTCAGCAATGTGGAGGTGCAGCTCAAGGGATTGCAGGATAATTCAGGGTATCATATACACAGG ACCCCTGTGGAAGCCAATCTGGCTTTTCCCTGCGAAGCCTCCACTTTATATGGCCACTGGAATCCTTTCGCGGTCAACCCCAAATCTTCACCGCCCTCCAAGAGGGGAACAACCGATCAGTACGAGATGGGGGATCTGAGTGGAAAGTTTGGGGGTCTTGAGGGAGTCACCCAGTTCGAGGATGCCTACAACGATACGAATCTACCGCTCTTTGGCTACAACAGCATCATTGGAAGATCTGTGGTGATACAGAAGAAGCAGAAGAATGCGCGCTGGGCCTGCAG TACCCTAGAGCGCGGCTATAGTCCCAGTGAGGCCAGGGAACTTAGAGCCATTGCCTCCTTCCACCATCCCACGGGCTATGCCTACGGTTATATAAAGATGACGCAGTTGATCCACAATGATGGTAGCCAATCGGAGACGGTGATTGAGGTGAAGTTGCGGCATCCGGGCAAAAACGACAGGAACTCTACGAGAAACCACAACTGGCAGATCTTCGTTAATCCCGTGGGCGTGGATGCAGCCGTAAAGCCCACAAATACTAGGTGTGTGGCTGGAGGATACGTTTGGAACCCGTACTACACGCAACTGGCAGATCCCCTGAAT CTGGATCTCTATGAACAGGAGTGCAGTCCGGACAATCCTTTGCGCTGCTACGTCGGCGATGTGGGTGCGCGTTTGGGAACTATAG ATCTTGGGGGCGAAAGGGTAGTCCTCACAGACTCCAACTTCCCCCTGGAAGCTCCTGTGGGAGCCATTGGCCGTTCTATTGTGATCTTTGGACCTGATAACTCTCACGAGAGGTTCGCCTGTGCGAATATAGAGCCCGATCACAATGTCATTAAGTACATCAACCTGCAAAAGCCACCTCGCTTTGTGGT TGCCCAGTTCCTGGAGGAGCTGAGAACCGTGATGGGCATTCCAGAGTGGATGTTGGATGTGGATGCCCGAAAGACCAAGGAACTTCATGGCGGCGCTTGCATCCAGATGATCATCCACTTTAAGGGACCCCTTGCCCACCGTTTGGAGCTGGATATGTCCCGCTTGATAGCCGCCGGGCGGTTGGATGCCCCTAGTCTGTTCATCCCAGGTTATGTGAACCAAAAGCGAAAGGCGACCATTTCATACCGCACCTGTGGTGTAAGGGATACCAATGAGAAGC GAACCAAGAATTTCAGAGGTGGCTTCTATTCCTCGAGCTCAGCTTCAACCGGACCAAAGCCATTCGTATTAGCTTTTGTAGTCATTGGCTTAGCCCTTAGGTTCCTCTAA
- the LOC108025255 gene encoding myosin regulatory light chain 2, translated as MADEKKKVKKKKTKEEGGTSETASEAASEAATPAPAATPAPAASATGSKRASGGSRGSRKSKRAGSSVFSVFSQKQIAEFKEAFQLMDADKDGIIGKNDLRAAFDSVGKIANDKELDAMLGEASGPINFTQLLTLFANRMATSGANDEDEVVIAAFKTFDNDGLIDGDKFREMLMNFGDKFTMKEVDDAYDQMVIDDKNQIDTASLIEMLTGKGEEEEEEAA; from the exons ATG GCCGATGAGAAGAAGAAGGttaagaagaagaagaccaaGGAAGAGGGTGGTACTTCCGAAACCGCTTCTGAGGCCGCATCCGAGGCAGCAACCCCGGCACCAGCTGCCACTCCTGCCCCGGCCGCATCTGCCACTGGTTCGAAGAGAGCGTCGGGCGGATCCCGCGGCTCCAGGAAGTCGAAGCGCGCTGGCTCCTCGGTCTTCTCTGTGTTCTCCCAGAAGCAGATCGCCGAGTTCAAGGAG GCCTTCCAACTAATGGATGCCGACAAGGACGGTATTATTGGCAAGAACGATCTGCGCGCTGCCTTCGACTCCGTCGGCAAGATCGCCAACGACAAGGAGTTGGACGCCATGCTGGGCGAGGCCTCGGGTCCGATCAACTTCACCCAGTTGCTGACCCTGTTCGCCAACCGCATGGCCACCTCCGGTGCCAACGATGAAGACGAAGTTGTTATTGCTGCCTTCAAAACATTCGATAACGATGGTCTCATCGACGGTGACAAATTCCGCGAAATGCTCATGAACTTCGGTGACAAGTTCACCATGAAGGAGGTCGATGATGCCTACGATCAGATGGTGATCGACGACAAGAACCAGATCGATACCGCCTCCCTGATCGAGATGCTCACCGGCAAGGgtgaagaggaggaggaggaggccgcCTAA